The following proteins come from a genomic window of Candidatus Amarolinea dominans:
- a CDS encoding CPBP family intramembrane metalloprotease, protein MKLIKQHPLVSFFVLAYAITWSLQLAAIALAPGQGMSLSNETNFQYFLDLLAGRLNSGQALVYFLFTLGAGPLFAAILVTSVVEGRAGLRDLWRRSTLWRVDTRWYLAALGIPLALGVVSLGLGLLSSGGKLDYTAKLPIGSFIPFFLYMLIFTGIAEEPGWRGFALPRLQHRFHAERASWILGLLWGVWHFPFIIYYNLAAGPAPLIASLLGLTMGIIGWTIVNTWLYNNTESVWIMILLHGWGNAVQSYLVLSSNNYAAQTLYGILPWAIAIFLVRKYGKENLAPRPRPTRA, encoded by the coding sequence GTGAAACTCATCAAGCAGCACCCGCTCGTGTCGTTCTTTGTCCTGGCCTACGCCATCACCTGGAGTCTGCAATTGGCCGCGATTGCCCTCGCGCCCGGCCAGGGGATGTCCCTGAGCAATGAGACCAACTTTCAGTATTTTCTCGATCTGCTGGCCGGCCGGTTGAACTCCGGACAGGCGCTGGTCTACTTCTTATTCACACTAGGCGCCGGCCCGCTGTTCGCGGCCATCCTCGTCACATCTGTGGTGGAAGGCCGGGCCGGACTGAGAGACCTGTGGCGCCGCTCCACCCTTTGGCGGGTTGACACCAGGTGGTACCTGGCCGCGCTGGGCATTCCGCTGGCCCTGGGCGTGGTCAGCCTCGGCCTGGGGCTGCTCTCCAGCGGCGGCAAGTTGGATTACACCGCGAAATTGCCCATCGGCTCGTTCATTCCGTTCTTCCTGTACATGCTCATCTTCACGGGCATTGCCGAAGAGCCGGGCTGGCGCGGGTTTGCTCTGCCCCGCTTGCAGCACCGCTTCCATGCCGAGCGCGCCAGTTGGATTCTGGGCCTCCTGTGGGGCGTCTGGCATTTTCCTTTCATCATCTACTACAACCTGGCCGCCGGCCCGGCGCCGCTGATCGCCTCGCTGCTTGGGCTGACGATGGGCATCATCGGCTGGACCATCGTCAACACCTGGCTCTACAACAACACCGAGAGCGTGTGGATCATGATCCTGCTGCACGGCTGGGGCAATGCGGTGCAGTCGTACCTGGTGCTTTCGTCCAACAACTACGCAGCGCAGACGCTGTACGGCATCCTGCCCTGGGCCATTGCCATTTTCCTCGTGCGCAAATACGGCAAGGAAAACCTGGCCCCGCGCCCCCGCCCGACCCGCGCCTGA